One genomic segment of Arthrobacter sp. JZ12 includes these proteins:
- a CDS encoding transporter substrate-binding domain-containing protein, with protein sequence MFSKISRSLAVAAIGTLALTACGGGGSESGEGGGSEAAGGSELNLVSEGTLTVCSDVPYEPFEFEENGEYTGFDIDIMREIATGLDLELQVQDVGFDGLQSGAVLAAGQCDVGASAMTITPEREENLTFSDPYYDSLQSLLVPADGDIATLDDLAGKAIGVQQGTTGEQYARDNVPADTEVIAFPSDAELYPALQAGNVAAILQDLPVNLNHTQEGDFTIAEEYQTDEQYGFAFPKEGSEALVEAVNTQLAELRESGRYDEIYNTYFEEQ encoded by the coding sequence ATGTTCTCGAAAATCTCCAGGTCGCTTGCCGTAGCGGCGATCGGCACCCTTGCCCTGACCGCATGCGGCGGCGGCGGCTCCGAGTCCGGTGAAGGCGGCGGTAGCGAAGCGGCGGGCGGCTCCGAGCTGAACCTCGTTTCCGAGGGCACGCTGACCGTATGCTCGGACGTCCCCTACGAGCCGTTCGAGTTCGAGGAGAACGGGGAGTACACCGGCTTCGACATCGACATCATGCGCGAGATCGCCACCGGTCTCGACCTCGAACTGCAGGTACAGGATGTCGGATTCGACGGCCTGCAGTCCGGCGCGGTGCTGGCAGCGGGACAGTGCGACGTCGGCGCAAGCGCTATGACGATCACCCCTGAGCGCGAGGAGAACCTCACGTTCTCCGATCCCTACTACGACTCGCTGCAGTCCCTACTGGTACCCGCCGACGGCGACATCGCCACTCTCGATGACCTTGCCGGCAAGGCGATCGGTGTGCAGCAGGGCACTACCGGCGAGCAGTACGCCCGCGACAACGTCCCCGCGGACACCGAAGTAATCGCGTTCCCCAGCGACGCCGAACTGTACCCCGCCCTGCAGGCAGGAAATGTCGCGGCTATCCTCCAGGACCTCCCGGTCAACCTGAACCACACGCAGGAGGGCGACTTCACCATCGCCGAGGAGTACCAGACCGACGAGCAGTACGGCTTCGCTTTCCCCAAGGAGGGCAGCGAGGCACTCGTTGAGGCTGTCAACACCCAGCTTGCCGAACTGCGCGAGAGCGGCCGCTACGACGAGATCTACAACACCTACTTCGAGGAGCAGTAA